Genomic window (Thermoproteota archaeon):
GGGCCGGAAAGAGATGGCCCCCCCTCGGTATACAGAAGTACGAGGCCTACAGGGGTGGGAGGAGACCTAGGGGTGTGAGGCCCATGAGCTGGTCGAGGTTCTACTCCCGATTGAGGGAGTGGGAAGAGGAGTATGGAGTCAAGCTCGTTCTCAGGCCAGAGGATTTCGGGATGAGGAAGGTGAGGCCTATCAGGAGGCCCATGAGGAAGGGGGAGGTCTTGACGGTGAGGGTGGTCGGTCCTGGCTGGAGGAGGGGTGAGATCTTGGGCGCGGCCAGGGGCAGGGTGGTGACGGTGCTGGACGCCCCCTCCCCTCCCACGGGATCTGATATCAGGGTGAGGGTGATAAGGGATAGGGACAACGTGTACTACGCTAGGTTCATCCCATAGAGGCATCCGGATTTCCGTATAGCTGGATGGACCAGAGGTCGAGGATGTCTACCCTCCTCTCGCCCCACGGGGTGGAGATCTCCCTCCCTAGGATAGACCTCCTCGTAAGCATCAGGGCCTCAGCGACGCTCCTGCCCTGGGACAGGAACCTGTAGAAATTAGTGGCGTGCTCGTAGGCCAGGTGGTCCGAGATGGGCAAGAGGGGAGCTATGACGGCGGAGAATCCTACTGAGAGGGACGCGGGGATGAGCCCGTAGAAGTCCACCTGTCCCGGGGCTTGGAGGAGGAATCCCGTCTCGCAGGCGTTGTAGTAGGCGAGGAGCCTTCTCTTCCTCCCCATCCTCCTCAGGAACCTGTAATCTATCACCTTGTCCCCCACCCTGAGTGAGCTCATGTGCGTGATCCCCTCAACAATCCCGCCGTGTCCTGAGTAGTGCAGGATCTCCGCATCCCTCACCTCGGAGAGGAGGTCCCCCTCATCGAGCTCGTCTGCATTAACCCTGGCCCCTTCGTCCATGCCCAAGATTCTGGACAGCTCCTCAACCTCCTTTGGGACGTATTTAAGCTCTCTTCTTGTTCCTAGGCTGTAGAAAACTATTGAAGTTCCGGAGAACCCGTATGTGGGCTCAGCCCCCAAGCTCCTAGCCACCGGTACCCTCAAGGCCAGGGGCTCCCCGTCGACCTCGACGAACTCCAGCGGGAAGTACTGACCGAGTCCTAGGGACTGAATAACGATAGGTCCCTCCAATCCCCCCAGTATTCGCCTCAGGCTTCCCGATATTCCACCCAAGAATGAGGAGAACTCCTCCCCCAGCCTCACCCTGTAGGAGAGGAAGTCCTCCATGAGTCTATCGGGATCCTCCAGGTGGGATTCGTCCCTTATTATCCCCGACTCCAGCAGGTGGCCCAGCCTGCTGGTGGACACTAGCTTCGCAGCTGCTACCAGGTGGAGGAGCTCCCCGTACCTCATGTGGAAGTCCATCACCCTTGAGAAGAGGCGGAGCCATTCCCTCAACATCTCCCAGTCGATCTCGAACCTCTCGCATCCCCCATAACACCTAGCTAGGAGCAACCCAAACCTGGAATCGGCGTAGATCAAGAGGGGGTGGGGTGGTAGGGGCGAGGGCTCGTAAGCGGGCTCACCAGCTAGGGCCCTCAGGAATGAGGAGACAGCATCCCTTATCAGGGATATCGAGCCCTCAACGTTCTCCTTGGAGAGGAACACGGCCATTTCGGCCAGATCATCCGAGAAGTTCTTTAAGGCATCGGCTGACGGATCTATAGAGGCTATCGCCTCCCTGACTGAGAGGTCAGCCATCTCCAGCTTACCCAGATTCCTTAATCCGAATGCGATTTTCAGGTAAATGACGGGTGGCACGTGAACCATGCTCTTGGCCGATGATAGTATCTCCAGAGCCTCCCCGTACCTCTCAATCGCCTCATCCAGCCTGCCCTTCCTTGCCAGCGCATTCCCCAGGTTGTTCAGCGTACCGGCCAGATCCGGGAGGAACCTCCCGTCCCTGGCAGCCAGCTCCCTCCTTATCTCCAGAGCCTCCCCGTACCTCTCAATCGCCTCATCCAGCCTGCCCTT
Coding sequences:
- a CDS encoding tetratricopeptide repeat protein — translated: EALEYYRELAARDGRFLPDLAMTLNNLGAALADKGRLDEAIERYGEALEIRRELAARDGRFLPDLAGTLNNLGNALARKGRLDEAIERYGEALEILSSAKSMVHVPPVIYLKIAFGLRNLGKLEMADLSVREAIASIDPSADALKNFSDDLAEMAVFLSKENVEGSISLIRDAVSSFLRALAGEPAYEPSPLPPHPLLIYADSRFGLLLARCYGGCERFEIDWEMLREWLRLFSRVMDFHMRYGELLHLVAAAKLVSTSRLGHLLESGIIRDESHLEDPDRLMEDFLSYRVRLGEEFSSFLGGISGSLRRILGGLEGPIVIQSLGLGQYFPLEFVEVDGEPLALRVPVARSLGAEPTYGFSGTSIVFYSLGTRRELKYVPKEVEELSRILGMDEGARVNADELDEGDLLSEVRDAEILHYSGHGGIVEGITHMSSLRVGDKVIDYRFLRRMGRKRRLLAYYNACETGFLLQAPGQVDFYGLIPASLSVGFSAVIAPLLPISDHLAYEHATNFYRFLSQGRSVAEALMLTRRSILGREISTPWGERRVDILDLWSIQLYGNPDASMG